From the Gallaecimonas kandeliae genome, one window contains:
- a CDS encoding TetR/AcrR family transcriptional regulator has translation MGRRKDHDPAQLDQRVLETVQAELQGQGIEGLSLRRLAGLIGYAPSTLVSHYGSYALLLLRVNRQTLDDLASALAQQDDTNPSTKDPRQQLLATALGYLDFARERPHAFRLLFEHKLPPGEPMPADYQQRLDGLFHAVEAPLARLNPALPANALRLEARTLWASVHGICLLDIDDKLFLAGADGQAMIATLLGHFLDKEQP, from the coding sequence ATGGGTAGACGCAAGGACCACGACCCGGCCCAGTTGGACCAAAGGGTGCTGGAGACGGTGCAGGCAGAGCTGCAGGGCCAGGGCATCGAAGGCCTGAGCCTGCGCCGCCTGGCCGGCCTTATCGGTTATGCCCCCAGCACCCTGGTCAGCCACTACGGCAGCTACGCCCTGCTGCTGCTGCGGGTCAACCGCCAGACCCTGGACGACCTGGCAAGCGCCCTGGCCCAGCAGGACGACACCAACCCAAGTACAAAAGACCCCCGCCAGCAGCTGCTGGCCACAGCCCTTGGCTACCTGGATTTCGCCCGGGAGAGGCCCCACGCCTTTCGGCTGCTGTTCGAGCACAAGCTGCCCCCAGGCGAGCCCATGCCGGCGGACTACCAGCAGCGGCTGGACGGCCTTTTCCATGCCGTGGAGGCGCCCCTGGCCAGGCTCAACCCCGCTCTGCCGGCAAACGCCCTGCGCCTGGAGGCCCGCACCCTCTGGGCCAGCGTCCACGGCATCTGCCTGCTGGACATCGACGACAAACTTTTCCTGGCCGGCGCCGACGGCCAGGCCATGATCGCCACCCTGCTGGGCCACTTTCTGGACAAGGAGCAGCCATGA
- a CDS encoding FMN-binding protein — MRHFPQLLALPLVIAAPAVVAADYLTVNEAQQELFPGASFADAKVKLSEAQMDAIQDQAGVRQRFEQQPVWRAEKDGQQVGWFMVDNVIGKHEFITYALATDMAGKVLGIEVLSYRETHGGQIRQPIWRGQFLGKTLASPIRLGKDISNISGATLSCRNVTDGVRRLLTLQKLVLAP; from the coding sequence ATGCGCCACTTTCCCCAGCTGCTGGCCCTGCCCCTGGTGATCGCCGCCCCGGCCGTGGTGGCCGCCGACTACCTGACGGTCAATGAGGCCCAACAGGAACTCTTCCCCGGCGCCAGCTTTGCCGACGCCAAGGTCAAGCTGAGCGAGGCCCAGATGGACGCCATCCAGGACCAGGCCGGGGTCCGCCAGCGCTTCGAACAGCAGCCGGTGTGGCGGGCGGAAAAGGACGGCCAGCAAGTCGGCTGGTTCATGGTGGACAACGTCATCGGCAAGCACGAGTTCATCACCTACGCCCTGGCCACCGACATGGCCGGCAAGGTGCTGGGCATAGAGGTGCTGAGCTACCGCGAGACCCACGGCGGCCAAATTCGCCAGCCCATCTGGCGCGGCCAGTTCCTTGGCAAGACCCTGGCAAGCCCCATCCGCCTTGGCAAGGACATCAGCAACATCAGCGGCGCCACCCTCTCCTGTCGCAACGTCACCGACGGGGTGCGCCGGCTGCTGACCTTGCAGAAGCTGGTGCTGGCCCCATGA
- a CDS encoding VTT domain-containing protein, protein MRDLEHLLVQQGPLLVFLNVLAEQLGLPLPSFPSLILVGALAAQGHIDAGQCLALAMLACMLADSSWNLAGRRFGGGLLKTICRLSLSQDSCIRTGLNLYARVGPKALLVSRFLPGAGALFTTMAGLHRTPWPRFWLFSFSGALLWAGTGIGLGLAFSSAVDRLLDWLSHYGPLGLLAVLGALALFLAWKYTKRRALLRRTAKVPRISAEALQELHLAGQAPLVLDVRGPSPDQPDGIPGALPVSLEAPLDQVLDQAKGRPVVVYCACPHELSAALLAEKLQAHGIESQALAGGLEAWQQLAQD, encoded by the coding sequence ATGCGCGATCTGGAGCACCTGCTGGTACAACAAGGCCCGCTGCTGGTCTTCCTCAATGTCCTGGCCGAACAGTTGGGGCTGCCGCTGCCGTCCTTCCCTTCCCTGATCCTGGTGGGGGCCCTGGCCGCCCAGGGCCATATCGACGCCGGCCAATGTCTGGCCCTGGCCATGCTGGCCTGTATGCTGGCCGACAGCAGCTGGAACCTGGCCGGGCGCCGCTTCGGCGGCGGCCTGCTCAAGACCATCTGCCGCCTCTCCTTGTCCCAGGACTCCTGCATCCGCACCGGCCTAAACCTCTACGCCAGGGTGGGCCCCAAGGCGCTGCTGGTGTCCCGCTTCCTGCCCGGTGCCGGCGCCTTGTTCACCACCATGGCCGGTCTGCACCGCACTCCCTGGCCGCGCTTCTGGCTGTTCTCCTTCAGCGGCGCCCTGCTCTGGGCCGGCACCGGCATCGGCCTGGGCCTGGCCTTCAGCAGCGCCGTGGACAGGTTGCTGGACTGGCTCAGCCACTACGGCCCCCTGGGGCTGCTGGCGGTGCTGGGGGCCCTGGCCCTGTTCCTGGCCTGGAAATACACCAAGAGGCGCGCCTTGCTGCGCCGCACCGCCAAGGTGCCCCGCATCAGCGCCGAGGCCCTGCAGGAGCTGCACCTGGCCGGCCAGGCCCCGCTGGTGCTGGACGTGCGCGGCCCCAGCCCAGACCAGCCGGACGGCATTCCCGGCGCCCTGCCCGTCTCCCTGGAAGCCCCCTTGGACCAGGTTCTGGACCAGGCCAAGGGCCGCCCCGTGGTTGTCTACTGCGCCTGCCCCCACGAACTGTCGGCGGCGCTGCTGGCCGAGAAGCTCCAGGCCCACGGCATCGAAAGCCAGGCCCTGGCCGGCGGCCTGGAGGCCTGGCAGCAACTGGCCCAGGACTGA
- a CDS encoding MacB family efflux pump subunit, which translates to MMALIELRGIGRSFPSGDQQVAVLKDVNLDIEAGEMVAIVGQSGSGKSTLMNILGCLDKPSQGAYQVAGQDVAAMDDDALATLRREYFGFIFQRYHLLEHLDATGNVEMPAIYAGSPKAERRARAEGLLGRLGLGERSHHRPGQLSGGQQQRVSIARALMNGGEVLLADEPTGALDSQSSAEVLAILKELHQQGQTIIIVTHDMEVAAIAGRIIEIKDGEIVADRRNDSAFEAVSQAGHQEHKEPRWVGLWGRFSEAFKMAGLAMASHRMRTLLTMLGIIIGITAVVSVVAVGQGARQKVIADINAIGTNTIDIYPGANWGDRFANSIQTLVPSDLEALQGQVFVDSATPNVQANAKARFGNVDSTATVRGVSEQYFQVEGMTMAEGQALNRDDIRHLAQVAVIDKNTKKTLFTDGSDPIGQVIILGKVPFKVIGVAEDKDSNFRFDQNLQIYVPYTAVMSRMLSQHYFSSLTVRVADGVSSKLAEEGITRLLTQRHGLKDFFTRSSDSILTAVQKTTSTMTLLISSIAVISLVVGGIGVMNIMLVSVTERTREIGIRMAVGARQADILQQFLIEAVLVCLAGGAIGVLLSLGLGLVASLAGSALPMTFSVASIVGAFVCSTLIGVAFGFLPARSAARLDPIEALARE; encoded by the coding sequence ATCATGGCGCTCATCGAACTGCGCGGCATAGGCCGCAGCTTCCCCTCCGGCGACCAGCAGGTGGCGGTGCTCAAGGACGTGAACCTGGACATAGAGGCCGGTGAGATGGTGGCCATCGTCGGCCAGTCCGGCTCCGGCAAGTCCACCCTGATGAACATCCTCGGCTGCCTGGACAAGCCCAGCCAAGGGGCCTACCAGGTGGCCGGCCAGGACGTGGCCGCCATGGACGACGACGCCCTGGCCACCCTGCGCCGGGAATACTTCGGCTTCATCTTCCAACGCTACCACCTGCTGGAACACCTGGACGCCACCGGCAACGTCGAGATGCCGGCCATCTACGCCGGCAGCCCCAAGGCCGAGCGCCGCGCCCGCGCCGAGGGCCTGCTGGGCCGCCTTGGCCTGGGTGAGCGCAGCCACCACAGGCCGGGGCAGCTCTCCGGCGGCCAGCAGCAGCGGGTCAGTATCGCCCGGGCCCTGATGAACGGCGGCGAGGTGCTGCTGGCGGACGAGCCCACCGGCGCCCTGGACAGCCAGAGCAGTGCCGAGGTGCTGGCCATCCTCAAGGAGCTGCACCAGCAGGGCCAGACCATCATCATCGTCACCCACGACATGGAGGTGGCGGCCATCGCCGGGCGCATCATCGAGATAAAAGACGGCGAGATAGTGGCCGACCGCCGCAACGACAGTGCCTTCGAGGCCGTTAGTCAGGCCGGCCACCAGGAACACAAGGAGCCGCGCTGGGTGGGGCTCTGGGGCCGCTTCAGCGAGGCCTTCAAGATGGCGGGCCTGGCCATGGCCAGCCACCGCATGCGTACATTGCTGACCATGCTCGGCATCATCATCGGCATCACCGCCGTGGTGAGCGTGGTGGCCGTGGGCCAGGGCGCCCGCCAGAAGGTGATCGCCGACATCAACGCCATCGGCACCAACACCATCGACATCTACCCCGGCGCCAATTGGGGGGACCGCTTTGCCAACAGCATCCAGACCCTGGTGCCCTCCGATCTCGAGGCCTTGCAGGGCCAGGTGTTCGTCGACAGCGCCACCCCCAATGTCCAGGCCAACGCCAAGGCCCGTTTCGGCAACGTCGACTCCACCGCTACGGTGCGCGGCGTTTCCGAGCAGTACTTCCAGGTGGAAGGCATGACCATGGCCGAGGGCCAGGCCCTGAACCGTGACGACATCCGTCACCTGGCTCAGGTGGCGGTCATCGACAAGAACACCAAGAAGACCCTCTTTACAGACGGCAGCGACCCCATAGGCCAGGTGATCATCCTCGGCAAGGTGCCCTTCAAGGTGATAGGGGTGGCCGAGGACAAGGACAGCAATTTCCGCTTCGACCAGAACCTGCAGATCTACGTGCCCTACACGGCGGTGATGAGCCGCATGCTCAGCCAGCACTATTTCAGCTCCCTGACGGTGCGGGTGGCGGACGGGGTCTCCAGCAAGCTGGCGGAAGAGGGCATCACCCGCCTGCTGACCCAGCGCCACGGCCTCAAGGACTTCTTCACCCGCAGCTCCGACAGCATCTTGACGGCGGTGCAGAAAACCACCTCCACCATGACCTTGCTGATCTCCTCCATCGCCGTCATCTCCCTGGTGGTGGGGGGCATAGGGGTGATGAACATCATGCTGGTGTCGGTCACCGAAAGGACCAGGGAGATCGGCATCCGCATGGCCGTCGGCGCCCGCCAGGCCGACATACTCCAGCAGTTCCTCATCGAGGCGGTGCTGGTGTGCCTGGCCGGCGGCGCCATAGGCGTGCTGCTGTCCCTCGGCCTGGGGCTGGTGGCGAGCCTGGCCGGTAGCGCCCTGCCCATGACCTTCTCGGTGGCGTCCATCGTCGGCGCCTTTGTCTGCTCGACCCTTATCGGGGTGGCCTTCGGCTTCCTGCCTGCCCGCAGCGCCGCCCGCCTCGATCCCATTGAGGCCCTGGCCCGTGAATAA
- a CDS encoding FAD:protein FMN transferase: MRPLLGTFVELVVDQPLTLEQKSRAFVAGFSAIEEVQAQLSFHSPDSQLSRLNLNPGRWLALPGPSLRVLRLAKALTQKSGGLFNCTLGAPLVRRGILPDHGFGARLDQGDARALAFRPGEICLTQPVLISLDGIAKGYAVDRAVAAMKRAGVESGWVNAGGDIRAFGQALLPVTVRGEAAPRLLLSKSALASSSSQSDADFPGLLLDAKGQPLAPGQWTVQAKWAWRADALTKVAAQAPGLLERLGAQLLGPL; encoded by the coding sequence ATGCGCCCCCTGCTCGGCACCTTCGTCGAGCTGGTGGTGGACCAGCCCCTTACCCTAGAGCAAAAAAGCCGGGCCTTTGTGGCCGGCTTTTCTGCCATTGAGGAGGTACAGGCCCAGCTCAGCTTCCACAGCCCGGACAGCCAGCTGAGCCGCCTCAACCTCAACCCCGGCCGCTGGCTGGCCCTGCCCGGCCCCAGCCTGCGGGTGTTGCGCCTGGCCAAGGCCCTGACGCAAAAAAGCGGCGGCCTCTTCAACTGCACCCTGGGGGCGCCCCTGGTCAGGCGCGGCATCTTGCCGGACCACGGCTTTGGCGCGCGCCTGGACCAAGGCGACGCCCGGGCCCTGGCCTTTCGGCCGGGAGAGATCTGCCTGACCCAGCCGGTGCTCATCAGCCTCGACGGTATCGCCAAGGGCTATGCGGTGGACAGGGCGGTGGCGGCCATGAAGCGGGCCGGGGTCGAGAGCGGCTGGGTCAATGCCGGCGGCGATATCCGCGCCTTCGGCCAGGCCCTGCTTCCCGTCACTGTCCGCGGTGAAGCCGCCCCCCGGCTGCTGCTGAGTAAGAGCGCCCTGGCCAGCTCCAGCAGCCAGAGCGACGCCGATTTCCCCGGCCTGCTGCTGGATGCCAAGGGCCAGCCATTGGCGCCGGGACAATGGACGGTGCAGGCAAAGTGGGCCTGGCGGGCCGACGCCCTGACCAAGGTGGCGGCCCAGGCGCCTGGGCTCTTGGAGAGGCTGGGCGCCCAGTTACTGGGTCCCTTATAA
- a CDS encoding efflux transporter outer membrane subunit, whose protein sequence is MNKTFFTPALLLTLALAGCARSDYQRPELALPANWATPLTGTTLAQGARWWDSFNDPQLSALIDKVLKKNNDLAVAALKVRAALAQSGLADRNLFPDLSAGVDASRQKSLDGGKAKSSYSASLGLSYEVDLWGRLSAVRDSAAWQAQASEYDRQAAALALVASTAQLYWHLGYLNQAISDGKASIAYAQQSLDLVEVRYKAGAVSALERYQARQALASQQAALADLERQRAQDGTALAILFDQGPEVGQAEPQHLPEMALPAVPAGLPADLLARRPDLMAAEARLKASLADVDQVTDSFYPKLSLTGSLGSGSTALSELLQNPVATLGAGLALPFIQWKTRDLNIQVAQNQYQQAVLGFRQRLFGALKEVEDSLSARDSLKRQGEALATSLAAAKEAERIAEVRYRSGATDVQLFLDQQEKRRSAQLALAQNHYQQLANLMGLYQALGGGAEKAPAA, encoded by the coding sequence GTGAATAAGACCTTTTTCACCCCCGCACTGCTGCTGACCCTGGCCCTGGCCGGCTGCGCCCGCAGCGACTACCAGAGGCCCGAACTGGCCTTGCCGGCCAACTGGGCGACGCCCTTGACCGGCACCACCCTTGCCCAAGGGGCGCGTTGGTGGGACAGCTTCAATGACCCGCAGCTCAGCGCCCTCATCGATAAGGTGCTGAAGAAAAACAACGACCTGGCCGTGGCCGCCCTCAAGGTCCGTGCCGCCTTGGCGCAATCGGGCCTGGCCGATCGCAACCTCTTCCCTGACCTCAGCGCCGGGGTCGACGCCAGCCGCCAGAAGTCCCTGGACGGTGGCAAGGCCAAGAGCAGCTACTCGGCGAGCCTGGGGCTGTCCTACGAGGTGGATCTCTGGGGCCGGCTCTCGGCGGTGCGCGACAGCGCCGCCTGGCAGGCCCAGGCCAGCGAGTACGACCGCCAGGCCGCGGCCCTGGCCCTGGTGGCCAGCACCGCCCAGCTCTACTGGCACCTGGGCTACCTGAACCAGGCCATCAGCGACGGCAAGGCCTCCATCGCCTATGCCCAGCAGAGCCTGGATCTGGTGGAGGTGCGTTACAAGGCGGGGGCCGTCTCGGCCCTGGAGCGCTACCAGGCCCGCCAGGCCCTGGCCAGCCAGCAGGCGGCCCTGGCCGATTTAGAGCGGCAGCGGGCTCAGGACGGCACGGCCCTGGCCATCCTCTTCGACCAGGGGCCGGAGGTCGGCCAGGCCGAGCCCCAGCACCTGCCGGAGATGGCCCTGCCGGCCGTGCCGGCCGGCCTGCCGGCAGACTTGCTGGCCCGGCGCCCGGATCTGATGGCCGCCGAGGCCCGCCTCAAGGCGAGCCTGGCCGATGTGGATCAGGTGACCGACAGCTTCTACCCCAAACTCAGCCTCACCGGCAGCCTGGGCTCCGGCTCCACCGCCTTGAGCGAGCTGCTGCAAAACCCGGTGGCGACCCTGGGAGCCGGGCTGGCGCTGCCTTTCATCCAGTGGAAGACCCGGGATCTCAATATCCAGGTCGCCCAGAACCAGTACCAGCAGGCGGTGCTGGGCTTTCGCCAGCGCCTCTTTGGGGCCTTGAAGGAAGTGGAGGACAGCCTCAGTGCCCGTGACAGCCTGAAGCGCCAGGGCGAGGCCCTGGCGACCTCACTGGCGGCGGCCAAGGAGGCCGAGCGTATCGCCGAAGTGCGCTACCGCAGCGGCGCCACAGACGTGCAGCTCTTTCTGGACCAGCAGGAGAAGCGGCGCAGCGCCCAGTTGGCCTTGGCCCAGAACCATTACCAGCAGCTGGCCAATCTGATGGGCCTCTACCAGGCCCTGGGGGGCGGCGCCGAGAAGGCGCCTGCGGCTTAG
- a CDS encoding isocitrate dehydrogenase, whose product MSKQRITVIPGDGIGPDIIDSAIKVLDKAGCDFEYDFAKAGLAALEETGELLPQETLDLIEKNKVTLKGPLTTPVGGGFTSINVSLRKKFQLYANVRPVLSFKGTKARYENIDIITVRENTEGMYAGVGQKVNEDRTHAEATSVISREGAKRIVTFAFELARRENRKKVTAVHKANILKSTSGLFLEVAREVAQQFSDIAFEEMIVDACCMNLVMYPERFDVIVTTNLFGDIVSDLCAGLVGGLGMAPGANIGEGAAIFEAVHGSAPDIAGKNIANPSSVILASIQMLEYLGMQDKAEKIRKALTEVIESGDRTTRDLGGTGSTTDFTQSILERL is encoded by the coding sequence ATGAGCAAACAACGCATCACCGTTATCCCCGGCGACGGGATAGGCCCCGACATCATCGACTCAGCCATCAAGGTCCTCGACAAGGCCGGCTGTGACTTCGAGTACGACTTCGCCAAGGCCGGCCTTGCCGCCCTGGAAGAAACCGGCGAGCTGTTGCCCCAGGAAACCCTGGATCTGATCGAGAAGAACAAGGTGACCCTCAAGGGTCCCCTGACCACCCCCGTAGGCGGCGGTTTCACCTCCATCAACGTCTCCCTTCGCAAGAAGTTCCAGCTCTACGCCAACGTGCGCCCCGTGCTGTCCTTCAAGGGCACCAAGGCCCGTTACGAGAACATCGACATCATCACCGTCCGCGAGAACACCGAAGGCATGTACGCCGGTGTCGGCCAGAAGGTGAACGAAGACCGCACCCACGCCGAGGCCACCTCCGTCATCAGCCGCGAAGGCGCCAAGCGCATCGTGACTTTCGCCTTCGAACTGGCCCGCCGCGAGAACCGCAAGAAGGTCACCGCCGTCCACAAGGCCAACATCCTCAAGTCCACCTCAGGCCTCTTCCTGGAAGTCGCCCGTGAAGTGGCCCAGCAGTTCAGCGACATCGCCTTCGAAGAGATGATCGTCGACGCCTGCTGCATGAACCTGGTGATGTACCCCGAGCGTTTCGACGTCATCGTCACCACCAACCTGTTCGGCGACATCGTCTCCGACCTCTGCGCCGGCCTGGTTGGCGGCCTGGGTATGGCCCCTGGCGCCAACATCGGCGAAGGCGCGGCCATCTTCGAGGCAGTGCACGGCTCTGCCCCTGACATCGCCGGCAAGAACATCGCCAACCCCAGCTCCGTGATCCTGGCTTCCATCCAGATGCTCGAGTACCTTGGCATGCAGGACAAGGCCGAGAAGATCCGCAAGGCCCTGACCGAGGTGATCGAGTCTGGCGACCGCACCACCCGCGATCTCGGCGGCACCGGTTCCACCACCGACTTCACCCAGTCCATCCTCGAGCGCCTCTAA
- a CDS encoding DUF6662 family protein: MYRIMKKLLACSALPLALFALNAQADENLLGYVKGAETLPEGAAEFYQFFTQRQGKSYGDYWALDTNTEFEYGVTNSFNVSGALHGMALDTSDLVIDGYLPGDKKFGWKLTGVETAIKYNFLSPALDDFGLSTYISGEYSWVDKHSGQRKDTISIDANLLMQKYFMEGQLVWAGNIGMETTWAKRAHIDNLPEGFDWPTTAEMEIELKAGTGLTYRFAPDWYLGAEALYEEEHETEVNLERWSWFAGPSLHYGGQQWWATLTYMQQIRGGGEKFPEQTDRDLHLIEKTETEWRLKIGYNF, from the coding sequence ATGTATCGCATTATGAAGAAGCTGCTTGCCTGCTCCGCCCTGCCCCTTGCCCTTTTCGCCCTCAACGCCCAGGCCGACGAAAACCTGCTCGGCTACGTCAAAGGCGCCGAGACCCTGCCGGAAGGTGCCGCCGAGTTCTACCAGTTCTTCACCCAGCGCCAAGGCAAGAGCTACGGCGACTACTGGGCCCTGGACACCAACACCGAGTTCGAATACGGCGTCACCAACAGCTTCAACGTCTCCGGCGCCCTGCACGGCATGGCCCTGGACACCAGCGATCTCGTCATCGACGGCTACCTGCCCGGCGACAAGAAGTTCGGCTGGAAGCTCACCGGCGTCGAGACCGCCATCAAGTACAACTTCCTGAGCCCGGCCCTCGACGACTTCGGCCTCTCCACCTACATCTCCGGCGAATACAGCTGGGTGGACAAGCATTCGGGCCAACGCAAAGACACCATCAGTATCGACGCCAACCTCTTGATGCAGAAGTACTTCATGGAGGGCCAGCTGGTCTGGGCCGGCAATATCGGCATGGAGACCACCTGGGCCAAGCGCGCCCACATCGACAACCTGCCTGAAGGTTTCGACTGGCCCACCACCGCCGAGATGGAAATCGAGCTCAAGGCCGGCACCGGCCTGACCTACCGCTTCGCCCCCGACTGGTACCTGGGCGCCGAAGCCCTCTACGAGGAAGAGCACGAAACCGAGGTGAACCTGGAGCGCTGGTCCTGGTTTGCCGGCCCCAGCCTGCACTACGGCGGTCAGCAGTGGTGGGCCACCCTCACCTACATGCAGCAGATCCGCGGCGGCGGCGAGAAATTCCCCGAACAGACCGACCGCGACCTGCACCTCATCGAGAAGACCGAGACCGAATGGCGTCTCAAGATCGGTTACAACTTCTAA
- the macA gene encoding macrolide transporter subunit MacA produces MKKTALRKWLLMGAGGLVILALGAWWLAPAKPKMDFLTVAPKRADIESAVLATGALEAYQQVNVGAQVSGQLRSLKVELGQSVKKGQLLAEIDPVLQQNDLKKAQASLNSAQAQKRAKQALLEQYRLAFERQKSLNQADAGARADLEQARAQLVSTQAELSSLDAQIAQAEIAVDTAKANLGYTRITAPMDGVVIAIVTKEGQTVVSNQSAPTILILANLDTMTVKAEISEADVTKVKAGMPVYFTTLGDPDHRYQAKLRSVEPAPTTVSDSSSSNSSSSSSSSSTAIYYYGRFDVPNPDHQLRLSMTAQVHIVLAEAKGALCIPVSQLGKQLGPDSYQVLVMGKDHPMPRQIKTGVRDNVNVQVLEGLTEQDRLVVGDNALKYSGEERRRHGPFGF; encoded by the coding sequence ATGAAAAAGACCGCTTTACGTAAATGGCTGCTGATGGGTGCCGGCGGCCTCGTCATACTGGCTCTCGGCGCCTGGTGGCTGGCCCCGGCCAAGCCCAAGATGGATTTCCTCACCGTCGCCCCCAAGCGGGCCGACATCGAGAGTGCCGTGCTGGCCACAGGTGCCCTGGAGGCCTACCAGCAGGTCAACGTCGGTGCCCAGGTCTCGGGCCAGCTGCGATCCCTCAAGGTCGAGCTGGGGCAGAGCGTCAAGAAGGGCCAACTGCTGGCCGAGATTGACCCCGTGCTGCAGCAGAACGATCTCAAGAAGGCCCAGGCGTCCCTCAACAGCGCCCAGGCCCAGAAGAGGGCCAAGCAGGCCTTGCTGGAGCAATACCGCCTCGCCTTTGAGCGCCAAAAATCCCTGAACCAGGCCGACGCCGGCGCCAGGGCCGATCTGGAGCAAGCCCGCGCCCAGCTGGTCAGCACCCAGGCCGAGCTGTCCTCCCTCGACGCCCAGATAGCCCAGGCCGAGATAGCGGTGGACACCGCCAAGGCCAACCTCGGCTACACCCGGATCACGGCCCCCATGGACGGCGTGGTGATCGCCATAGTCACCAAGGAAGGCCAGACGGTGGTCTCCAACCAGAGCGCCCCCACCATACTGATCCTGGCCAACCTTGACACTATGACCGTCAAGGCCGAGATCTCGGAAGCGGACGTCACCAAGGTCAAGGCCGGCATGCCGGTTTACTTCACCACCCTGGGCGACCCTGACCACCGCTACCAGGCGAAGCTCCGCAGCGTCGAACCGGCCCCCACGACTGTGTCCGATTCCTCCAGCAGCAACAGCAGCTCCTCCAGCTCATCGAGCAGCACCGCCATCTACTACTACGGCCGTTTCGACGTGCCGAACCCCGACCACCAGCTGCGGCTGTCGATGACGGCCCAGGTGCACATAGTGCTGGCCGAGGCCAAGGGCGCCCTATGCATCCCCGTCTCGCAGCTTGGCAAGCAGCTGGGGCCGGACAGCTACCAGGTGCTGGTGATGGGCAAGGACCACCCCATGCCCCGCCAGATAAAGACAGGGGTGCGGGACAACGTCAATGTCCAGGTGCTCGAAGGCCTCACCGAGCAGGACCGCCTGGTGGTGGGCGACAACGCCCTCAAGTACAGCGGTGAGGAACGCCGCCGCCACGGCCCCTTCGGGTTCTGA
- a CDS encoding tRNA-uridine aminocarboxypropyltransferase, whose amino-acid sequence MNAVLELKKRLQGSSQRPYLARGARVVRCDSCALVPDYCLCPHRPQLESRLEFGLLMHHNEPFKPSNTGKLICDLLPGTQAFDWHRTEPGAELLDWLTPDTRIVFPSHYVEAERLAPLPASGPAKLLILDATWQQARKMLRASRYLDALKVSSIDEALLSGYQLRSQHRDGHLCTAEVAALLLEQAGEIRNGALLAAWLAAFSEHYLAAKRHGLPSGAALAALKALQASTTN is encoded by the coding sequence ATGAACGCCGTACTGGAACTGAAAAAACGCCTCCAAGGCAGCAGCCAAAGGCCCTACCTGGCCAGAGGCGCCCGGGTGGTGCGCTGCGACAGCTGCGCCCTGGTGCCGGACTATTGCCTCTGCCCCCACAGGCCGCAACTGGAGAGCCGCCTGGAATTCGGGCTGCTGATGCACCACAACGAGCCCTTCAAGCCCAGCAACACCGGCAAGCTCATCTGCGATCTGCTGCCCGGCACCCAGGCCTTCGACTGGCACCGCACCGAACCCGGCGCCGAGCTGTTGGACTGGCTGACCCCGGACACCCGCATCGTCTTTCCCAGCCACTATGTGGAAGCCGAGCGCCTGGCGCCCCTGCCCGCGTCTGGCCCGGCCAAGCTGCTGATCCTGGATGCCACCTGGCAGCAGGCCCGCAAGATGCTGCGCGCCAGCCGCTATCTCGACGCCCTCAAGGTCAGCTCCATCGACGAGGCCCTGCTCTCAGGCTACCAGCTGCGCAGCCAGCACAGGGACGGCCACCTCTGCACCGCCGAAGTGGCGGCGCTGCTGCTGGAGCAGGCCGGAGAGATTCGCAACGGTGCACTGCTGGCGGCCTGGCTGGCCGCCTTTTCCGAGCATTACCTGGCCGCCAAGCGCCATGGCCTGCCGAGCGGCGCGGCCCTGGCAGCGCTCAAGGCCTTGCAGGCCTCCACGACAAACTGA